A genomic window from Caldicellulosiruptor kronotskyensis 2002 includes:
- a CDS encoding ABC transporter ATP-binding protein has protein sequence MIELKDIKKVYSLGKVELEVLKGISLKVEKGEYVAIVGPSGSGKSTLMNIIGLLDKPTSGSYLLDGLEVSTLNDMQLASLRNKNIGFVFQSFNLLSKLNALENVELPMIYAKIPPKERRQRALSALERVGLSDRIYHRPNELSGGQQQRVAIARAIVMNPSFLLADEPTGNLDTASSIEIMKIFHELNKAGTTIIMVTHEQDIANHAKRIIRIRDGMIIDDAPVKNRITY, from the coding sequence ATGATTGAATTAAAGGATATAAAAAAGGTGTACAGTCTTGGGAAGGTGGAACTTGAAGTACTCAAAGGAATTTCTCTTAAAGTAGAAAAAGGAGAATATGTTGCAATTGTAGGTCCTTCAGGGTCTGGCAAATCAACGCTAATGAACATCATCGGACTTCTTGACAAGCCCACTTCAGGAAGTTATCTTTTGGATGGTCTTGAGGTGTCAACATTGAACGACATGCAGCTTGCATCGCTTAGAAACAAAAATATAGGTTTTGTTTTTCAATCATTCAACCTGCTTAGTAAACTCAATGCCCTTGAAAACGTTGAACTTCCAATGATATACGCAAAAATTCCTCCCAAGGAAAGAAGACAAAGGGCACTTTCTGCTTTAGAGCGTGTTGGTCTTTCAGACAGAATTTATCACAGACCAAATGAGCTCTCAGGTGGTCAGCAGCAAAGAGTTGCCATTGCCCGTGCAATTGTTATGAATCCTTCTTTCTTGCTTGCCGATGAGCCAACTGGAAACTTAGATACTGCATCCAGTATTGAAATAATGAAGATATTCCATGAACTGAACAAAGCCGGTACAACCATCATAATGGTAACCCATGAACAGGACATTGCAAACCATGCAAAGAGAATCATCAGAATCAGAGATGGTATGATAATTGATGATGCCCCGGTAAAAAACAGGATAACATACTAA
- a CDS encoding DUF2680 domain-containing protein, giving the protein MKILKSILGIGLVLALVLTFTFVFAKGLQPGSTQKTKNAAAGWQQNTGCGYGFMLHTNMQELVAKALGLSVDELVQKIQNGQTINDILKEKKLTVDDLKKKLYDLRAAEIDKLLKDGKITKEQAEFLKKHFQANIQYCIDNILDWSNNGFGGMMGFGHGGGMMGIGHGNMMGAGFSGMMGY; this is encoded by the coding sequence ATGAAAATTCTAAAATCAATTTTAGGCATTGGTTTAGTCTTGGCACTTGTTCTGACGTTTACATTTGTATTTGCGAAAGGACTTCAACCAGGTTCTACGCAGAAGACAAAAAATGCTGCAGCAGGATGGCAACAAAATACAGGTTGTGGATATGGGTTTATGCTGCATACAAACATGCAGGAACTTGTTGCAAAAGCGCTGGGTCTTTCGGTTGATGAGCTTGTCCAAAAAATACAAAATGGTCAAACTATAAACGACATTTTAAAAGAAAAGAAATTAACAGTTGATGACCTTAAAAAGAAGCTATATGATTTAAGAGCTGCTGAAATTGACAAACTTTTGAAAGATGGAAAAATAACAAAAGAGCAGGCTGAGTTTTTAAAGAAGCATTTTCAGGCAAACATTCAATACTGCATTGATAACATTTTAGATTGGTCAAACAACGGTTTTGGTGGAATGATGGGTTTTGGACATGGCGGCGGCATGATGGGCATTGGACATGGCAACATGATGGGTGCTGGTTTTAGCGGTATGATGGGATACTAA
- a CDS encoding response regulator transcription factor, translated as MANILVVEDQQDLNQIITRFLKNDGFNVINSYTAKDALNKLNDADLVILDIMLPDMEGYEVLKEASKKGIPTIILTSKSEEFDKLKGFELGAEDYITKPFSMLELIARVKVVLRRNRNFEESIKLLGGKVEIFPQRFKVIVDGEDVNLTHKEFELLLFLAKNKDLVKSRDEILEKVWGFDFIGETRTVDVHIKQLREKLKDYKFLIKTVWGVGYKLSEEKE; from the coding sequence ATGGCAAATATCTTGGTTGTTGAAGACCAGCAGGATTTGAATCAAATAATAACAAGATTTCTTAAAAATGATGGATTCAATGTTATAAACTCATACACTGCAAAAGATGCACTAAATAAGTTAAATGATGCTGACTTGGTAATTCTTGATATTATGCTGCCTGACATGGAAGGGTATGAGGTATTGAAAGAAGCCAGCAAGAAAGGCATTCCAACAATAATTTTGACCTCAAAGTCAGAAGAGTTTGACAAACTAAAAGGTTTTGAACTTGGGGCAGAGGACTATATCACAAAACCATTTTCTATGCTTGAGCTGATTGCACGCGTAAAGGTTGTTCTGAGAAGAAACAGGAATTTTGAAGAAAGTATAAAACTTTTAGGTGGCAAGGTAGAGATTTTCCCCCAGAGGTTTAAGGTGATAGTAGATGGTGAGGATGTGAACCTCACTCATAAAGAATTTGAGCTTTTGCTTTTCTTGGCTAAAAACAAAGATTTGGTAAAGTCAAGAGATGAGATACTTGAAAAGGTTTGGGGTTTTGATTTCATTGGTGAGACCAGAACTGTGGACGTTCATATAAAACAATTGAGAGAAAAGCTAAAAGACTACAAGTTTTTAATCAAGACAGTTTGGGGTGTGGGGTATAAACTTTCAGAAGAGAAAGAATAA
- a CDS encoding cytochrome c biogenesis CcdA family protein, which produces MAYLLPSAAGLASFFSPCIIPMISVYFSLITGVSIRDLKDIELHKKMRKFILINTFIFVSAFTLVFTIAGALGGSIGRWLSGYTTIMNKIGGAITIIMGLNLIGLLNLNFSFLNKYSADNIKTSSRYFTTFLIGLFFAIVCSHCIGPILYSILIYTTTTKSAFVGMTIMLLFSLGLAIPYLLVGYYLPHAINAIKRAKKFQNAICAVAGATLIFLGIVMFLNKLQDLTAILSRLLPYKLPFGM; this is translated from the coding sequence GTGGCTTATTTACTACCTTCTGCAGCAGGCTTAGCATCTTTCTTTTCCCCCTGCATAATACCAATGATAAGTGTATATTTTTCATTAATCACAGGTGTATCAATTAGAGATTTGAAGGATATAGAGCTTCACAAAAAAATGAGGAAATTTATTCTCATAAATACCTTTATATTTGTATCTGCCTTTACACTTGTTTTTACAATCGCAGGAGCTTTAGGAGGAAGTATTGGCAGATGGTTAAGTGGTTATACCACGATAATGAACAAAATTGGTGGAGCAATAACTATAATAATGGGATTAAATCTGATTGGTCTGCTAAATCTAAATTTTTCTTTTTTGAATAAATATAGTGCAGATAACATCAAGACATCATCAAGATATTTTACTACTTTCTTAATAGGTTTGTTTTTCGCTATAGTATGTTCCCATTGCATCGGGCCAATTTTATACTCCATATTGATATATACCACTACCACAAAAAGTGCCTTTGTAGGCATGACAATCATGTTATTATTTTCCTTAGGTCTTGCAATACCGTATTTGCTTGTTGGTTATTATTTACCCCACGCGATTAATGCTATAAAAAGGGCAAAGAAATTCCAAAATGCTATCTGTGCAGTTGCAGGAGCTACACTCATTTTCCTTGGCATTGTGATGTTTTTAAATAAACTTCAGGACTTAACAGCAATTCTTAGTAGACTGCTACCTTATAAATTGCCGTTTGGAATGTAA
- a CDS encoding sensor histidine kinase, whose translation MKLFTKIALNFIGIIVFLVLSIYISNMLYLKYFLEDMIIDDLKKLSQDALENKLEGDLSAMKILILQGNTIVLEEGGLDLPYHMIMPVFNSTGVYEFSHPHLKVEYIAYVLKRGDFTSIAITTKPYYGYALNIISKNLIKISIIFILIGLLVSLLISRHISKRIIKISVATQKIAKGEDFELKDNSTDEVGDLARSINSLKNSLRLLERVRREFVANFVHDLKTPIAVIKGYCESTKYLDINDKEKIKQNMDGIEKQCDYMQNLISNMVELSKISAGIIEKKIEEVDVNLVIKQSCEQLKKLAEIEDVEIIIKSLNSPKIKTDLNSFRRIINNLLQNAIENTKDKKVYIETEREYVDIYNKTDLKEEELIFLFERYKSSRKGFGLGLSIVKELCKILDIKLETFIEDGYIHFRTKLENTKSSS comes from the coding sequence ATGAAACTTTTTACTAAAATAGCTTTAAACTTTATAGGAATAATAGTTTTTCTGGTTTTGAGCATATACATCTCAAATATGCTTTACCTTAAGTATTTTTTAGAGGATATGATTATTGATGATTTAAAAAAACTTTCCCAAGATGCGCTTGAAAACAAATTGGAAGGCGATTTGTCAGCAATGAAAATACTTATTTTACAAGGAAACACAATTGTGCTTGAAGAAGGCGGATTGGATCTTCCGTATCACATGATTATGCCTGTATTCAATTCGACAGGAGTTTATGAATTTTCTCATCCACATCTTAAAGTTGAATATATTGCATACGTGTTGAAAAGAGGAGATTTTACTTCTATTGCAATAACTACAAAACCATATTATGGATATGCATTAAATATAATATCAAAAAATTTAATTAAAATTAGCATTATTTTTATTTTAATCGGACTTTTAGTATCGCTCTTGATCTCACGACATATTTCAAAGCGTATAATAAAAATTTCAGTTGCTACGCAAAAGATTGCTAAAGGCGAGGACTTTGAACTTAAAGACAACTCAACAGATGAAGTTGGAGACCTTGCAAGGTCCATCAATAGCCTTAAAAATTCATTGAGGCTTCTTGAGAGGGTAAGGCGAGAATTTGTTGCTAATTTTGTTCATGACTTGAAAACACCTATTGCTGTTATAAAAGGCTATTGTGAGAGCACAAAATATTTGGATATTAATGATAAAGAAAAAATTAAACAGAATATGGATGGAATTGAAAAACAATGTGATTATATGCAAAACCTGATTTCCAATATGGTTGAGCTTTCAAAGATTTCAGCGGGGATAATTGAGAAAAAGATAGAAGAAGTTGATGTTAATTTAGTAATCAAGCAATCATGCGAACAGCTCAAAAAGCTTGCTGAGATTGAAGATGTTGAGATTATTATCAAAAGCTTAAATTCCCCAAAGATAAAGACTGACTTAAATTCATTTAGAAGAATAATAAACAACCTTCTGCAAAATGCAATTGAAAATACAAAGGATAAAAAAGTATATATCGAAACTGAGAGGGAGTATGTGGATATCTACAACAAGACAGACCTCAAAGAAGAGGAACTCATTTTTCTATTTGAAAGATACAAATCAAGCAGGAAAGGTTTTGGGCTGGGGCTGTCTATCGTGAAAGAACTCTGCAAGATTTTGGATATAAAACTTGAGACATTTATAGAGGATGGATATATTCATTTTAGAACGAAGTTAGAAAATACAAAATCATCTAGTTAG
- a CDS encoding class I SAM-dependent methyltransferase has translation MRDKTEIIRKRYDRAAKYYDAVESMMEKKWFSQWRKLLFSFVKGPKVLEVGVGTGKNMPYYNQDWEMVAIDFSPKMLERAKERAAKLNLQVDLRLMDVQHLELSDNSFDTVVTACVFCSVPDPILGLKEIRRVLKGDGVLVMLEHVRSKKEPIGKIMDMLNPLVVGIYGANINRNTVENVKKAGFEIVEEKNLLSDIVKLIIAKPIK, from the coding sequence ATGAGAGACAAAACAGAGATAATCAGAAAAAGATATGATAGAGCTGCTAAATACTATGATGCAGTTGAAAGTATGATGGAGAAGAAATGGTTTTCACAGTGGAGGAAGTTATTATTTAGCTTTGTCAAGGGACCTAAGGTTTTAGAAGTAGGTGTTGGAACAGGCAAAAATATGCCTTACTATAATCAAGATTGGGAGATGGTTGCAATTGATTTTAGCCCAAAGATGCTGGAAAGAGCTAAAGAAAGAGCTGCAAAATTAAACTTGCAAGTAGACTTAAGACTTATGGATGTTCAGCATTTGGAATTAAGTGATAACTCTTTTGATACAGTTGTGACAGCCTGTGTATTTTGTTCAGTGCCAGATCCAATTTTAGGGTTGAAAGAGATTCGCAGGGTATTAAAAGGTGATGGAGTACTGGTAATGCTTGAACATGTTCGAAGCAAAAAAGAGCCAATAGGCAAAATAATGGATATGTTAAACCCCTTAGTTGTTGGCATTTATGGAGCTAATATAAATCGAAATACAGTGGAGAATGTTAAAAAAGCCGGGTTTGAGATAGTTGAGGAAAAGAACTTGTTATCTGACATTGTGAAACTGATTATTGCAAAACCTATAAAATAA
- a CDS encoding Gfo/Idh/MocA family protein, protein MEKVKVAVLGCGNIAPVYLKNLKRFGIFDVVACADVDADKAKNIATEFSISQAVEPDKVYDLDVDIIVNLTPPQHHYEINKRVLESGKHLYSEKPLCSTLKEAKEILELAEKKNLKVGCAPDTFLGANIQTAKKLIEDGWIGRPFAANCFILYGGPEKWHPNPHFIFKKYLGPLFDVGPYCLTALAFLLGSVKKVSGMGMVTYKERLITSEPHRGEKIEVEMPTYVTANLLFDTGVIGNVTVSYDVPDTNLRGIEIYGTEGTLIVPDPNFFDHGRVYLKRHDDKEFTKMPTINPFNYDNLRGLGILDMALSIKLSTPLRASGRLSYHVLETLWAIYTSTQEGRFVDVESTAPRTPLLDMELLREVLCL, encoded by the coding sequence ATGGAAAAAGTAAAAGTTGCAGTGCTTGGCTGTGGCAACATTGCGCCAGTTTACCTTAAAAATCTCAAAAGGTTTGGGATATTTGACGTTGTTGCGTGCGCAGATGTGGACGCAGATAAGGCAAAGAACATAGCTACAGAGTTTTCTATTTCGCAGGCGGTAGAACCTGACAAAGTGTATGACCTTGATGTGGATATAATTGTTAACCTCACCCCGCCTCAGCACCACTATGAAATAAACAAAAGGGTTTTGGAAAGTGGAAAGCACCTTTACAGTGAAAAGCCTCTTTGCTCAACGCTTAAGGAAGCAAAAGAAATTCTGGAGTTAGCAGAAAAGAAAAACCTTAAAGTTGGATGTGCACCTGATACATTTCTTGGTGCGAACATTCAGACAGCAAAAAAGCTAATTGAAGATGGATGGATAGGAAGACCCTTTGCTGCAAACTGTTTTATACTCTACGGTGGACCTGAAAAGTGGCATCCAAACCCTCATTTTATTTTCAAAAAATACTTAGGACCGCTTTTTGACGTCGGGCCTTATTGTTTAACAGCTCTTGCGTTTTTACTTGGATCTGTCAAAAAAGTATCTGGTATGGGCATGGTAACATACAAAGAAAGGCTTATAACTTCTGAGCCTCACAGAGGAGAAAAGATTGAGGTTGAAATGCCGACATATGTAACTGCAAACCTTCTTTTTGACACAGGTGTTATAGGAAATGTCACTGTGTCGTATGATGTGCCGGATACAAACCTGCGTGGGATAGAGATTTATGGGACAGAAGGTACGTTAATTGTTCCAGATCCAAACTTTTTTGACCATGGTAGAGTATATTTAAAAAGACACGATGATAAGGAATTTACAAAGATGCCGACCATCAATCCGTTCAATTACGACAACCTGCGCGGGCTTGGGATACTTGACATGGCACTTTCAATAAAGCTTTCAACACCTCTTAGGGCATCGGGCAGGCTTTCTTATCATGTGCTGGAAACTCTGTGGGCAATCTACACTTCGACACAAGAGGGAAGGTTTGTTGATGTTGAGAGCACAGCGCCTCGAACACCTCTTCTTGATATGGAGCTATTAAGGGAGGTTTTGTGTTTGTAA
- a CDS encoding spermidine synthase family protein has product MILVVISLASISLFIYQVILNRIYSALFWYHYTFLITSFAIFGLGIGGIIAYNQRQKSENLKTNSLVKALFLLSISYIFSLGIIYVLPFQNNVLIYLILATLPFVAGGYFFSIVFEQFGKISNKLYFADLIGSGFGSIIVLLSLNNLGIYRSVILICIISVIAWLIISAQFKKKILLSMGVLAVFLVGLFIPNKYVYSIEQNFIGFITNKTKTLGSIAKSNQKAKIVYTKWNAFSRTDVVKVEGDNDEMIVTIDGTANAPNTNCSHTGYDSRLFHGNAVPKRYKDIKRK; this is encoded by the coding sequence GTGATTTTAGTTGTCATCAGCTTAGCATCAATTTCATTGTTTATATACCAGGTCATTTTAAATCGAATATATTCTGCCTTATTTTGGTATCATTATACCTTTTTAATTACATCATTTGCTATATTTGGTCTTGGCATAGGTGGAATAATAGCTTACAATCAGCGTCAAAAAAGTGAAAATTTAAAAACTAATTCATTGGTTAAGGCCTTATTCCTTCTATCTATCTCGTACATATTTTCACTGGGAATTATATATGTATTGCCGTTTCAAAACAACGTATTGATTTATTTAATTCTGGCCACATTACCTTTTGTAGCAGGTGGTTACTTTTTCTCTATTGTATTTGAGCAGTTTGGAAAAATAAGCAACAAGCTATATTTTGCCGATCTCATAGGTTCAGGATTTGGCAGCATAATTGTGTTACTTTCTTTAAACAATCTTGGAATATATCGGTCTGTAATTTTGATTTGTATTATTTCAGTCATAGCTTGGCTGATCATAAGTGCCCAGTTTAAAAAGAAAATATTACTTAGTATGGGAGTATTAGCTGTTTTCTTGGTTGGGCTTTTTATACCAAACAAGTACGTTTACTCAATTGAACAGAATTTCATCGGATTTATTACAAACAAAACAAAAACACTTGGCAGTATTGCAAAATCAAACCAAAAAGCTAAGATTGTATATACCAAATGGAATGCATTTTCACGAACAGATGTTGTTAAAGTAGAAGGTGATAACGATGAAATGATAGTCACAATTGATGGAACAGCAAATGCACCTAATACTAATTGCAGCCATACTGGTTATGATTCAAGGCTTTTTCATGGGAATGCCGTTCCCAAGAGGTATAAAGATATTAAGCGAAAATAA
- a CDS encoding efflux RND transporter periplasmic adaptor subunit yields MKRSSKGILITILVVALIALSVYGISQRNQQMLNTVEVKTANVEKGDIVWLFSTNGDVESKSKQDYFILTPTKVLKVFVDVGDKVKKGDKLLELETQDLSIQYKIAQKQLEMAKLQLESLKKLKEKWSSQNQSSLQNSTAPIQSYSLNTFTSSQMQVASPGYSLDDQIKLQEKQVEIAQLNLQSIKQNMDKQQRYIKSQINGVVTAINAREGNVFSSVQLPAVTVEDPEDLQIVLNVNQYDAINISEGQKALIRFGEKTFDGAVKMVSPAATKVITQTGAENVVKVYVDILNNDGTIKPGFNVDVDIKLGEKKNVLKVPSEAILTDKKGQSFVYIVENGVAKQRKVEVGLSSDLETEIKSGVAAGEKVILNPNSSIQNGTKVKEKGGS; encoded by the coding sequence ATGAAAAGGTCATCAAAAGGTATTTTAATCACCATTTTAGTGGTTGCACTGATTGCCCTGAGCGTATATGGTATATCTCAGAGGAACCAGCAGATGCTAAACACGGTTGAGGTGAAAACTGCAAATGTTGAAAAAGGAGATATTGTATGGCTATTCTCAACAAATGGTGATGTTGAATCAAAATCAAAACAAGATTATTTCATCCTCACCCCCACAAAGGTGCTAAAAGTATTTGTGGATGTGGGAGATAAAGTGAAAAAGGGTGACAAGCTTTTAGAGCTTGAAACTCAGGATCTATCAATTCAATACAAAATTGCGCAAAAACAACTTGAAATGGCAAAACTTCAATTAGAATCTCTGAAAAAATTAAAAGAAAAATGGTCAAGTCAAAACCAAAGCTCTTTGCAAAATAGCACAGCACCTATTCAGAGTTATTCTCTGAACACTTTTACATCATCGCAGATGCAAGTGGCATCTCCTGGTTATAGCCTTGACGATCAGATAAAACTTCAGGAAAAACAGGTTGAAATTGCTCAGCTAAATCTTCAAAGTATAAAACAAAACATGGACAAACAGCAGCGATATATCAAATCACAGATAAATGGAGTTGTGACAGCTATAAACGCACGGGAAGGAAACGTTTTTAGCTCTGTGCAGCTTCCTGCAGTTACAGTTGAAGACCCTGAAGACCTTCAGATTGTTCTTAATGTCAATCAATATGATGCTATAAATATTTCTGAGGGACAAAAGGCTTTAATAAGATTTGGTGAAAAAACTTTTGATGGAGCTGTCAAGATGGTTAGTCCCGCTGCAACAAAGGTAATTACTCAAACAGGAGCTGAAAACGTTGTAAAGGTGTATGTGGATATTCTAAACAACGATGGCACGATAAAACCAGGTTTTAACGTTGATGTGGATATAAAGCTTGGCGAAAAGAAAAATGTTTTAAAAGTCCCTTCAGAAGCCATTTTGACAGACAAAAAGGGGCAAAGCTTTGTATACATTGTGGAAAATGGTGTTGCAAAGCAAAGAAAGGTAGAAGTTGGTCTTTCCTCTGATTTAGAAACCGAAATTAAAAGCGGTGTTGCTGCTGGTGAAAAAGTAATTTTAAATCCCAACAGCTCAATCCAAAACGGTACAAAAGTTAAAGAAAAAGGTGGAAGCTAA
- a CDS encoding ABC transporter permease — protein MYMRELIKVAIKSIFSNKLRTFLTMLGIIIGIASVITIVSLGEGGKTAILGEFEKIGVNIFSVRPRTDVEITESDRLTVKDVEMIRKRVSSVKYAAPVAQKFGLVKSGKRTKRALFIATDFDYGNVSNLKIVYGRFLNERDILLGRNVVLIDRESAKELFGYEDCVGQTIKVGSSTSFDTAKIIGVIDSSSYRALGGAAADQFPVIAAMPITYAQKIFDDVTISQIYVMTYNSDQLDEATSQVVRLLELRHHNKDKYKTENFVNFMEQFERILGIFTTVMSAIAAISLVVGGIGVMNIMLVAVTERTREIGIRKAIGATQRDILVQFLIEALLISLIGGSIGTLLGYLLANLVGPFIQITPVVSLKTILIAFAFSSAVGIFFGIYPAKRAAQLDPIVALRYE, from the coding sequence ATGTATATGAGAGAGCTTATCAAAGTAGCAATAAAGAGCATTTTTTCAAATAAGCTGAGGACATTTTTGACCATGTTGGGAATTATAATCGGTATCGCTTCTGTGATAACAATTGTATCTCTGGGTGAAGGTGGTAAGACAGCCATTTTGGGCGAATTTGAAAAAATAGGCGTGAATATTTTCTCTGTCAGACCACGAACAGATGTGGAGATAACCGAAAGTGACAGACTCACAGTCAAAGATGTTGAGATGATACGAAAGAGAGTTTCATCTGTAAAGTATGCGGCTCCAGTTGCCCAAAAGTTTGGACTTGTCAAGTCTGGAAAAAGAACCAAAAGAGCTCTTTTTATCGCAACAGACTTTGACTACGGTAATGTCTCAAACTTGAAAATTGTATACGGAAGATTTTTGAACGAAAGAGATATCCTGCTTGGTCGAAATGTTGTTTTGATTGATAGAGAGTCGGCAAAAGAGCTATTTGGATACGAAGACTGTGTTGGTCAGACCATAAAGGTGGGGTCTTCCACATCCTTTGATACCGCAAAGATAATTGGTGTGATAGACAGCAGTAGCTACAGGGCTTTGGGCGGAGCTGCAGCTGATCAGTTTCCTGTTATTGCTGCAATGCCAATAACCTACGCACAAAAGATATTTGATGATGTGACCATCTCACAGATTTACGTAATGACTTACAATTCAGACCAGCTTGATGAGGCAACATCTCAGGTAGTGAGACTTTTAGAGTTGAGACATCACAACAAAGACAAGTATAAAACAGAAAACTTTGTAAATTTCATGGAGCAATTTGAAAGGATACTTGGTATTTTTACAACTGTAATGAGCGCAATCGCAGCAATATCTCTGGTGGTTGGCGGAATTGGAGTTATGAACATAATGCTTGTTGCTGTGACAGAACGAACGAGGGAGATAGGAATCAGAAAAGCAATCGGTGCAACACAAAGAGACATCCTGGTACAGTTTTTAATTGAGGCACTTTTGATATCTCTTATAGGCGGCAGTATAGGTACACTTTTGGGCTATCTTCTCGCAAATTTGGTAGGCCCATTTATTCAAATTACCCCTGTTGTATCGTTGAAGACAATTTTAATAGCTTTTGCGTTCTCGTCGGCTGTTGGAATCTTCTTTGGGATTTACCCTGCAAAAAGAGCAGCACAGCTTGATCCAATCGTTGCTCTGCGGTATGAGTGA